In one window of Acanthopagrus latus isolate v.2019 chromosome 15, fAcaLat1.1, whole genome shotgun sequence DNA:
- the golga7bb gene encoding golgin subfamily A member 7B has protein sequence MATEFHNLQELRHSASLVTKVFIQRDYSEGTVCRFLTKFPSELDNRIERTLLEETVKTLNSYYVEAEKIGGQSYLEGCLACATAYIIFLCMETRYEKVLKKISGYIQEQNEKIYAPRGLLLTDPIERGMRVLEVSVFEDRGSGSSSPSSSMSSAGSSAR, from the exons ATGGCGACAGAG TTCCACAACCTTCAGGAGCTGAGGCACAGCGCATCGTTGGTAACAAAGGTGTTCATACAGAGAGACTACAGCGAAGGAACCGTCTGCCGCTTCCTGACCAAGTTCCCCTCAGAGCTCGACAACAGg ATCGAGCGAACGCTGCTCGAGGAGACGGTGAAGACGCTCAACTCTTACTATGTGGAGGCTGAAAAAATCGGAGGTCAGTCGTACCTGGAAGGATGTCTGGCCTGTGCGACAGCTTACATCATCTTCCTCTGCATGGAGACACGCTATGAGAAG GTGCTAAAGAAGATATCGGGCTACATCCAAGAGCAGAATGAGAAGATCTACGCTCCGAGAggtctgctgctcactgaccccatagagagagggatgagggtT CTAGAGGTGAGCGTGTTTGAAGACCGGGGCTCGGGCAGCTCCagtcccagcagcagcatgtcGTCGGCGGGCAGCAGCGCTCGGTGA